A window from Triticum aestivum cultivar Chinese Spring chromosome 6D, IWGSC CS RefSeq v2.1, whole genome shotgun sequence encodes these proteins:
- the LOC123142809 gene encoding uncharacterized protein — translation MDMMPLQEQDFGECRLSDRSVIFVTLRNSFTFPICPPASFVHCPHRSLAQSLTALAPLALPVTLPDPLVGGPRPHRQPPLCYSPSTSVSPLPLPLDVVGLFHHPSSSHSLYAPLKNLIFFPPVTSFYAVEARGRSIYVRRWIHPSPAPTSTPTEGEEDSAQLPPLPDPQAQHDVAGARALEEAESELLLVVEAPGGGAGGGGHRRVLGRAAHAVSPRRAQGATSGEQFRGGGVGLQGLQGVPVPLLQVLKNGVEVKLKRNALSVLEAPATSGYWARR, via the exons ATGGACATGATGCCACTTCAG GAACAAGATTTTGGTGAAT GTCGTTTAAGCGATCGTAGTGTAATTTTCGTCACATTACGAAATTCTTTCACTTTCCCAATTTGCCCTCCCGCATCGTTCGTTCACTGTCCGCACCGCTCGCTCGCTCAGTCGCTCACAGCGCTAGCTCCACTCGCTCTCCCAGTCACTCTCCCAGATCCGCTCGTCGGCGGCCCGCGTCCCCATCGCCAGCCTCCCCTCTGCTACTCCCCCTCGACGTCGGTCTcccctctgcctctccctctcGACGTCGTCGGCCTCTTCCACCACCCGTCCTCCAGTCACAGTCTGTATGCGCCGCtgaaaaatttgattttttttccgcCGGTGACGAGCTTCTATGCGGTGGAGGCGCGCGGGCGCTCGATCTACGTGCGCCGGTGGATCCACCCCTCCCCAGCTCCTACCTCCACCCCTACAGAAGGCGAAGAAGACTCGGCCCAGCTCCCTCCTCTCCCGGATCCCCAGGCCCAGCACGACGTCGCCGGCGCTCGGGCACTTGAAGAGGCGGAATCGGAGCTGCTGCTGGTGGTGGAGGCCCCCGGGGGAGGCGCTGGGGGAGGAGGCCACCGCcgcgtccttgggcgggctgcccATGCCGTCAGTCCGCGGCGAGCGCAGGGAGCCACTAGTGGCGAACAATTCCGTGGCGGCGGCGTCGGACTACAGGGACTACAGGGAGTTCCTGTCCCATTACTGCAG GTTCTGAAGAATGGTGTGGAGGTGAAGTTGAAGAGGAATGCCCTGAGTGTCTTGGAAGCTCCAGCTACT AGCGGGTACTGGGCGAGGAGATGA